One window from the genome of Solea solea chromosome 2, fSolSol10.1, whole genome shotgun sequence encodes:
- the stx19 gene encoding syntaxin-19, producing MRDRLEELQQRAHEFSGTASETTDPVSAKGEDEGDDAMEVEITMPQAVVFEEEPVIENYLSEAQKIRDDITVLENEIHQLTQQQKTLVATMRRFSVMKKESSITRDIKLQAESLHRRLDALSKQVERTEDQQGPCAVTTRIQRCQHAALYSKFQQVMRQYNEDLLTKQERCKDFIVRQLEVLGRDVTEDEVNEMVATGKWEVFNENLLNDARITRSQLSEIEQRHKELLSLENNMKELRDLFMDIFMLVEEQGSYMEHIQTNVERTQDYVAASNEKFKLAARYKKNNPLRKLCCCCCPPWRCCL from the exons ATGAGAGATCGCTTGGAAGAGCTGCAGCAGAGGGCCCACGAGTTCTCCGGGACAGCAAGTGAAACAACCGACCCCGTCTCAGCGAAGGGCGAGGATGAGGGGGACGACGCTATGGAGGTGGAGATCACAATGCCACAGGCCGTGGTGTTTGAGGAAGAGCCGGTCATAGAGAACTACTTGTCTGAGGCTCAGAAAATCCGAGATGACATCACAGTGCTGGAGAACGAG atccatcagctcacacagcagcagaaaacccTGGTGGCAACCATGCGCCGCTTCAGTGTGATGAAGAAAGAGAGCAGCATTACACGAGACATCAAGCTCCAGGCCGAAAGCCTCCACCGGCGACTAGACGCACTGTCAAAACAAGTCGAAAGAACCGAGGACCAGCAGGGACCATGTGCAGTTACAACAAGAATTCAACGCTGCCAGCATGCAGCGCTCTACTCCAAATTCCAGCAG GTAATGCGGCAGTATAACGAAGATCTGCTGACAAAGCAGGAGCGCTGCAAGGACTTCATCGTTCGGCAGCTGGAGGTACTGGGACGGGACGTGACGGAGGACGAGGTGAACGAGATGGTCGCCACGGGGAAGTGGGAGGTCTTCAATGAGAACCTGCTGAATGACGCCAGAATCACACGATCGCAACTTTCTGAGATTGAGCAGCGACATAAG GAGCTGTTGAGTCTGGAGAACAACATGAAGGAGCTGAGGGACCTGTTCATGGACATTTTCATGCTGGTGGAGGAACAAGGGTCCTACATGGAGCACATCCAGACCAACGTGGAGCGAACGCAGGACTATGTGGCGGCGTCGAACGAGAAATTCAAGCTGGCAGCCAGGTATAAGAAGAACAACCCTCTGCGgaagctgtgctgctgctgctgccctccCTGGAGATGCTGCTTATAA